The Haloterrigena turkmenica DSM 5511 genome includes the window ATCGTCATCGACGGTGACGATCAGCGCCGAGGCGTCATCGGTGTCGGCTTCGCGGAGCGTTTCGGGTTCGGTGACGTCTCCGACGATGTCTGGATCCAGTTCCGCTGATTCGTCGATAGTCGTCACCGAAACGTCCTCCGGAAGCGCTTCGGCCGCCGCGGTTCCGCCCTCTCCGTACCCGGCGACGATGATCTGTGAGGGGGATCGGATGCGGCGCGACCGGACGCCCGCGATCTCGTTCGTTATTTCGTCGAGTTCGCTCTCCGGACCCGCGACGACCAGAACGGTATCGGGGGCGAGTTCGTCGTCGGGCGACGGCGGCAGACGCAGTTCCCCGTGGAACCAACCGGCGACCAGCGTCAGGTTCGGATGGTTCGCGATCGGTGAATCGCGCACCCGAACGCCGTGAAGCGGACTGTCTCGCCTGACGAGTATCTCGCTGACGTCGACCTCGTCCTCGTCGGACCAGTCCCTCGAGAGGGGGATCGTCGCCTTCTCAGCCAGTCGCTGGCCGATCAGTGCGTGCGGGGCGACGCTCCGATCCACCCCGACTTCCGCGAGCGCGGCTTCTCTGCGCGTCGACTCCGTGAAACTGACCACCCGCAGCTCCTCGTTGGCCTCCAGCGCGGTCAGGACGATGCTCGCGGTCCTATCGGCGGCGTCGGTGATGAGCAGCGACGCTCGCTCGATATCGGCACGCTCGAGGTCGTCCCGATCCTCGGGGTCGCCGTTGATAGCCTGATAGCCGTCATCCGAGAGGCGTTTCGCTTCCTCGTCGTCCGATTCGATGAGAACGTAATCGATGTCGAGTTCTTCGAGTTCGTCGAGGAGCAGGTCGGTATCGCGCTGGTA containing:
- a CDS encoding potassium channel family protein translates to MRELRDIEGLHPRDLTKRQRLLVLFVVGLVSVVLFYTGIYNWGMRALENRPQSVFRSFQTVVETMTTTGYGADSPWATPAMNVLMVTIQVTGVVIGFVTLRVLVIPLFERTPLNLDDRLTTKNDHVVIAEYQRDTDLLLDELEELDIDYVLIESDDEEAKRLSDDGYQAINGDPEDRDDLERADIERASLLITDAADRTASIVLTALEANEELRVVSFTESTRREAALAEVGVDRSVAPHALIGQRLAEKATIPLSRDWSDEDEVDVSEILVRRDSPLHGVRVRDSPIANHPNLTLVAGWFHGELRLPPSPDDELAPDTVLVVAGPESELDEITNEIAGVRSRRIRSPSQIIVAGYGEGGTAAAEALPEDVSVTTIDESAELDPDIVGDVTEPETLREADTDDASALIVTVDDDSVALLTIAIARSLSSGIEILARVTDREKTKPAFRAGADYVLSTQQISARLVAAEVYGERVMAPTSQIRLIQADAAPFAGESLADARRNTERGWTVVGVERDGTVRTDERIIIEADDEVIVAGSDRAIQQFERTVATS